The genomic stretch ACATTGCTCGCACTGTACACCATCACGATGCCAAACAGCATCAGCGTCAGCACGATCAGAAAAAGCCCTTTATCAATGGTTTTGCGGGGCGTCAATGTTTCTGTAGTCATAATTTATTTCAAACCTTCCACGGCTACTTTAAACTGGCGGCCGCGATCTTCATAATTTTTGAACATATCATAACTGGCACAGGCCGGCGAAAGTAAAACAACATCACCGGGCGTGGCCGTCTGTTTAGAAATTTCCACCGCTTCTTGCATGGATGCGGCGCGCTGCACACGGGTCACGGCACCGAGATCACCGGCGATAATGTCCGCCGCTTGCCCGATCAGTACGAGGCTCTTCACCCGCGCTTCCACGAGCGCTTTCAAAGGTGTGTAAGGCGAACCTTTATGTTTTCCCCCGGCAATCAAAATTACTTTTTCTTTCTTAAAACTATCCAATGCGACATAGGTCGAATCCACGTTCGTAGCCTTGGAATCATTGTAATAGCGCACACCTGATTTTTCCGCGACAAATTCCAAACGATGTTCTACACCGCGAAATGATCGCAGTGTTTCGGCCATCACCGATGTCTTTACATCAAGTGCTTTTGCAGCCAAAACGGCTGCCATGGCATTGTACAGATTATGCCGGCCGATAATACCGATATCACCGGTGGCTATTACCGGTTCAGGTTTTCCATTTATTTTCATCATTAACATATCATTTTCTACGTACGCGCCGTTTTCCGGAATACTTTGTAACGAAAACGTCCATCGCTGCGCCTTCGAATCGTCGATCAGTTGCATGAGCGTCGCATCATCCTGATTAACCACCAGTACATCCGACGCTGTTTGATTTTTGATTATATTTTTTTTGGCTGCATAATAAGCCTCTACACCGCTGTACCGATCCAAATGATCGGGCGACAAATTGAGCATGATGCCGACTTGCGGATGAAATGATTCAAACCCTTCGGCTTGGAAGCTGCTCACTTCCACGACGGCTACACCGTCTTTGGGCAACGTCTCCGTGCAATCCGAAAGCGGCGTGCCGATATTACCTGCGACAAGTGTCGTACGACCGGCGTGTTTAAAAATCTCACCGATCAATGTTGTCGTCGTCGTTTTGCCATTACTGCCTGTGATCGCGACGATCGGCGCCGGGATCCACCACGATGCGATTTCCACTTCGCTATA from bacterium encodes the following:
- a CDS encoding UDP-N-acetylmuramoyl-L-alanine--D-glutamate ligase, translating into MRDVKGKKITVIGAASSGIAAARLLKHKGASVFVSEFASEEKKNEAKVLLQNEHIASEFGGHTERATDCDWAVVSPGVPSDIPVLQTLYARNIPVYSEVEIASWWIPAPIVAITGSNGKTTTTTLIGEIFKHAGRTTLVAGNIGTPLSDCTETLPKDGVAVVEVSSFQAEGFESFHPQVGIMLNLSPDHLDRYSGVEAYYAAKKNIIKNQTASDVLVVNQDDATLMQLIDDSKAQRWTFSLQSIPENGAYVENDMLMMKINGKPEPVIATGDIGIIGRHNLYNAMAAVLAAKALDVKTSVMAETLRSFRGVEHRLEFVAEKSGVRYYNDSKATNVDSTYVALDSFKKEKVILIAGGKHKGSPYTPLKALVEARVKSLVLIGQAADIIAGDLGAVTRVQRAASMQEAVEISKQTATPGDVVLLSPACASYDMFKNYEDRGRQFKVAVEGLK